The DNA sequence GGtaataaattgaagaaaaaacccTTGTCTATAATATAAATTGAGCAAACACCATCTGCCACTACCAGGTATTTGTATTTATAAAGTGATTATGGTGATGGAATTGcttcaaaaattcaaaggcTAAGGCAAAGCCCAAACTGACCACCTACAGGAgtattgggtttttttttctttcaaacccAATTCTAGGGTTTGGGTTATCCACTCTGGGGACAGACCTACTCTGAACTGAAAGAATGAGCATTCAGGAAAGCAGGTGGGTTTCCTGATTAGGGCTATGGTATTGAAACTAGGTCATTAGGGTTTTTTGGGTTGGTCCATGCTTTCTCTTACCCATTACTGCAAATGCATGGCCGAGTTGATTAATATGCATGTGCAGtatgatctctctctctctatctgtCTATCTATCTCTAGCTATTGCATGTAATAAGGCATAGTTGTTAGATGTTGTGAAGAGTTGTCATGGCTATGATCTTCACTTCCACTCTAACCTGAGGGTCTTTATTTGTAATCTGTGATACCATTTATTTCAAGTATTGAAGTCTGTATGTGGACATGTATAAggtttcaataaattaattgttatattgttttataCTTGTGTGTATTCAAGAACCTCTAATTACTCCATAaacaaaaaggcaaaaaaaaacccaatttgCAATCgaacaagaaaggaaaaaaaaaaaaagacattaaaaAATGGATTCATGAGTTTATCATAGAGatatttaaagtaattaaataaacaaaattatgtattttgttCCAAGATTTTGGGTAATGCATTTAAAAAACATcacataattattttctaaaaattaagtatttcaattatttcatGTTTAAGAAGTAGCATATTTTTCATGGTACATGTGTACAAAAATATGGAAGAAATACGTGTATACACCACTCTACCACCCAATCAATTTGATCTAACTTCATCAGAGCCTTTTTGAGAACATGTACATTTACAGGTTCATACAGAAGAATTTAAAGAGGGAGATTTAAAAAGAACATGAGCTTGCTGACACTATTATGAGAGTCTTGTCAATTTGTGTCTTGTATTCTTATTCAGAGTAGCAATTAAATACAAGTTGAGGTTGGTGCCCTATAATTCGGTGTGTGCTTATGTGAGTTCTTTTGATGTAATCTCATATGGGTTTCGAAAGGTTGGCCTAGATGGGTGTCTAGCGCACGCACGCACATCTTTCTGGTTAAGAAATGGTGGGAAATCCTTCTTCagattcaattttcatttgatCCAAGGAAAAACCATCTTCTTCAATTATCAATTTTACGTGGGGCCAATGGTTTTTCAACTTCTTTGTTGGACTCACTGTCAATAATATGGGTTGGGCCTGCGTTCTTAATGAATTGTATCATATTGTTACTAGGAGGACAAAAGTTTACGAGTTTCAAGCTGGAGCCATGAAAAGAAGAATTTTATTTCCTCTGTGACAAAAAGCTGGGCCGCACTGTAACAAAGCAAAAGCCACATGAGTCAGGCCCAGCCCAAAGAGCGGCTTCGGCccatttttcatagtttttttttattaatttcatgtcGATTAGTACAAATTATGTTAAAAGATAACGAAATTCCAACCCAACAGTAGGGATAAAGGGGTGGTTTCGGGATGATGGATCACCCACTCCCaacaatgttttatttatttatatttattttcagctttatccaaaaataaattagatgGAGCGTGCCTAACATAGAAAATTCTAATACCCATTTTgccttatttaattttttaattttaaattttattaaaataaaaatattttataaataaataaatatttataatttattttcccaATTCCAATTTACAATATCATTTTTACTAatatagtattttatatttctaaattaCCTTTCCTTATTCCTTCCATCTCTCTCCTCTCCCTTCTCTTCTCCCTAACCCCACGTTTCAATTgtacccccttttttttttttttttccaatcctCACCCTACATTTtaacattctttttcttttatttttatcttccttTTCATCTCTACCCACCCGAGgtaaactttgattttttttttcttttcatttcttttattttttcacttaattgttttttatattcttcttatattttaaaacaaaatgatttctttaaataataaattataaaatgattttttcatcaaaaatatattatgtaaaatgattttattatattcaatattttaatgtgaaattcatgactcaattttttaaataaaaattattattaaaatttaggtttaatatgtTGAAAGGAGGTTAAAGAGGGTTCTTTATTAAAAGGAgcatatatgaaaaaaaaaaaaatgataaaaaagtgTTACGTTTAGTAAAAGAGATGTTACGAATAACAActccttttgtttttatgaaaaataaaatcaagataattgaaaaatataagtaCCTAGATGCAAACTAAATATggacaaataaaacaaatataaatagaaaGAGACGAAATACAAATACATGACATTAAAATTGATCCCCTCTTTGCCTATGTTATATTACCAGTTGGGAACCCACATTTGGCCTAGTCACTAGTCAGTCCAAATCCAACCTCCCACATCGATTCAGAGCGACGATGTTCGTCTGCTCTCGCAGGTTGATATAAGAGCTCGTGAATTATCACGAGGCCATGACAAGTGGAACATTCTATTTCCATCACAATCCTGAGTCCAAGTTTGAACAACTTTTCACCACCTATGACTGCACTGCATTCTATGCTTTTGCTTGACACTATTGCCACGACAAACCCTTGGCAAACGgaatttagatattttctttccGGAAGAATGAATATTTGGCTGTGTTGATAACTTAATTACCGCCTCCCTCACCGGTAGAAGTAGAAATAGGATTGAGAGGGGGGAGAGATTATTTTTGGGGGGGTAATTATGAGtcaaaaaacaatatttggTTTAATGGTCGGTTTATCAATGGACCTCCCCCTCCTATTATTATGTTTCGGTTAAGTATTATAGATTTACGGTGTTgtctttgatttcttttcttatttgttaATTAAGCTCTAGGTCCATGTATGTATCAACTATATTGGTCTTCTAACCTGAGGTAACCATGCTCATATCATATGTAAAAACCGTAGTCCATGCATTGCATCCACGGATTACACCACATGACCAATGACATTGCACGCTAGCAAAGCCGTTATTACACCTTGCTCATATTCGAAATAATGTTGCATCCTTGGTGCATGTGGTATAGTTAGTACCACGATCGCTATCTTTGAGTGAGCCACATCTTCTTTCAACAATATTATgagtcattttcaaaattttacgaGGAAGCATCACAAGTGCTTCATGATAcatgataattttgaaaataaaaataaaaaaattcaaaaaatcctTTTTCCACTTCAAAAACCTAAGGCTTCCTTACTAACCATAAAAAATTCAACACTTCAATTTTAGCATAGTTGAACCACCCCCACATGTTATCTCGTATGGTACCATATCATTTGAGTCGAAGTATTGACAATAAGCCTGGAGCTTAAAATGCCCTAAAGATGTGCTACATGTATAGGAAAAATTGGCACTAATTCACTAACCATCCCGCTAGCaattttaactattaaaaatgtatgataaaatttaagtccttaaagcaaaaataaaaatagataagaaTAGGGCACTTACTCCTGTCATCACCTCTCTGCATAACTggataagagagagagagagagggagagagagagattttgtCCTTTTCTCCATCCTCCACCATACGTGCCACTTTTGGCTAACCAGATTTTGTCCTTTTCTCCATCCTTCACCATACGTGCCACTTTTGGCTAACCTGAGCTTTGAAGAGGCTTATCCATCTCCAACATGCCACTGGCTCTTGCATTATGGTTGATGAAGCTTCCATCAGAAGTTGGGACTTGGGAACCCATTTCACCTTGTCACTAGTCAGCCCAAATCCAACCAGAGGTGTTCGTCTGCTCTCAGTAGGTTGATATCAGAGCTCGTGAATCATCACGGGGGCCATGACAAGTGGAATATTCTATTTCCATTGCAATTCTGACTTCCAAGTTTGAGCAACTTGTTCACCACCTATATCTGCACTGCATTCTACCCCTTTGCTCGACTCCATTGCCCCTATAAACCCTCCCTAAACCTCTCTACTCTCTTTCAgaatttagatattttcttttcgGGAGATTAATGGATATTTGGCTGTGTTAGTAACCTTCCACCTCCCCCTCTCCCTATTTATTTATCTCTGTTCACTGCTATTGATAGGATCATAGCTTCCATCAAACATGGTGAGTTGTATGCACTATAGATTATATATGGTGCTgtcttttactttcttttcttgcttGTTAACTGTTTTTCATGCAATCCATCGTTTAACAGAGCGAGAAGTGCATTCGAAGGGCCATATCCGATGTTTCTGCTGAGTCACAGAGGATGACAATCGAGGAAGGCGACACCAGAAGTGAAGCTACTCAGGTTGAACAGTCCCGGTGCGAGTGCTGTGGATTCTTGGAGGAGTGTACTGCTAGTTACATCCAGCAAGTCAGCGATTCTCATTCTGGGAAATGGGTTTGCGGGATCTGTTCAGAAGCAGTTAAAGAAAGGATTAAACGAGTTCCGAGAACGGCCATGGAAGAAGCACTGAGCTCTCACAAGGATTTGTGTGAAAGATTTAACACTACTACTAGGCAGAATCCCAAGCTGTCTTTGACTATGACAATGAGGGAGTTGGCCAGGAGAAGTGCTCACCAAAGGAATGACCACAGCTCCATGAAACCCAGAATTGGTCGAACCAGCAGCTGTGCTCCCAGGATTGAATAGACCGGTTGAATGGTATTATGTGTAGTAAGTGTGAAATGTAAATTGCTTTTGTTCATTCTAAGGtaataaattgaagaaaaaacccTTGTCTATAATATAAATTGAGCAGACACCATCGGCCACTACCAGGTCTTTGTATTTATAAAGTGATTACGGTGATGGAATTGcttcaaaaattcaaaggcTATGGCAAAGCCCAAACTGACCACCTACAGGAgtattgggtttttttttcttacaaacCCAATTCTAGGGTTTGGGTTATCCACTTCTGGGTACAGACCTACTCTGAACTGAAAGAATGAGCATTCAGGAAAGCAGGTGGGTATCCGCTGAGCATTGAGAGTTAGAAGTTTTTAGCATTGAATCAGTTCCTGGTTTCAAGCATTTCCTccattttaacaaataattacaTTAGAGATAATTCTTCTATTCAGGAACTGAAGAGATCATGAAATTACCCAAAATGGAACACAAGGTAGTTTCAGGGTAAATATCTCAACAGCAGGCCTAAAAACATGGGAACATTGGTCCTAATCAGTACTCCAGGGTTTCCACAACAAAAAGACAAACAaggaacaaaaaagaaaaaagaaaagacgaGAATAATGGTCTTAAGAGTGTTCTAGTACTCTTCATACACTGTACTTTTAGTTCTGGTCAGAAGGTCAGACAAAAGACCAGTTCATAAACATAAAACAGACACAATGGGCGTTCTCTTCCTCATTCAGCACCTTCCATGCCACAGCTCTTTCATATGAGACAGGACGGCCCATGCTTGACAAACAGATACCACCTTGAAGGCAAGCAAAACCCTGCACATATAGAATCAAAACACAGCTTGTTATCTATCCATTAATATCTAATGTTGGTGCACTTTCACAAAAGACTAAAAAAGACAGAAACACCCAACTTTCATGCAAGGAAATAACTAATTTTTCTCCCAAGCAGAAATTAGGAAGAAGTGCTCTACATTTTCTGAAAGAAATGGGGACATGTAACTGGAAACAGGCATTTGAATATCCATGGAAATAAAAcctttatttagtttttttttttttttgtatccaAAGTGTCTCCTTAATAACTCATAGCATCAGTGGCAGGATTTCAAGGAAAGAGATCATGTTTTTCATTATATTGTAGGACTCCAATACTTTGTAAACACTTCATTTGTGACTGATGCTAGTCAGAGTGAGGCAactgaaaatgaaatcaaattgcCACAGCGAATCAAACTCCCCCACGTCAAACCCAAcgtggaaaaataaaataaaataaaatcccatATAAAAGCTACTGGAAGACCTGTTGCATTATCTGAGGGAACTCTGAGCAGAGAGTCTTGCGTCCATGATCATCGAATATCTTCTCCAAGGTAATGTCTTGCAGTGCAACCAAGGTTGTCTCAAGCATATCAAGACCAGCCTGGTTTGCGAAGGTGAATACAGGTAATGCCTGCAGGAATTAAGCACTTAAAAGTTATGCTggctttttgaaaaatcaaggtAAAACCATAAAAGTATCTTTACATGATAAGCATATCAATGGAAAAACTAAATGCTACAAATATGGCTAGAGATACACAGATGAGATAGCCAAAAAACTTGATCTATAAAACTCATCCCGGCGATCTAAAGACAGAGAAGTCGACATTTGTGTCTAGCACGATGCTAAAAAATACAGTTTGGTAcacatcaaataataaattctgGATAAAATCACCAATGTTTCAACACAAAACCCTCCAGATGCTTAGGCATTTCCTTGCATGGATAAACTGAACCAACAAAAAGCATCATCAGAAATTCATTTTATTGTCTCTAACTTGTTATGCTGTAACAACTATCATCTACTCAGTCAAATACAACAAACGGTCCTACAAACCAGAAACTTCAATTGGACTCCCATCAGATCCAGAGTAGGATTACTGCCCCGAGTATTCCTCTTGTAGTCCCATGTAAAATTTAACATGGGTTAGACAAGGAATAGAACAGAGTAGAGATGCTATATTCCATGTGTATTATGCATACCCATACATAGGAATTGATCTTCTCTATGTGCACATACCGTcgaaactaaataaaaacatataagaaTTTAACTAATTTAGTTAAAGATCCCTAAAAGGGTTTTGTGGCTGCTTAAGATATCCATATTCATGCCTAAAATGAACCATTAGATCTCTTATATGTTCTCAAGAGTACAGAGAATCATATTACATTAAAAGAGGCAAACACTAAGTCATAACAGTAAGGAAGCTACATGCTTCCAGACTCCACGAGGCAAATAATATTGTCAGAAGCCCTATTATCATCCTACTGAAAATCAGGAGGAAGACTAGATTGAAATTGTGGAACGCATTTCACAGCACCTCCTTTACTGTCATGTCAGAAGGACAGTCGAAGTATTAACACTGTTTCAAAAGTCTACTTAAATCAGATCTATTGTTAGAGAGCTTCCACGAGTTTTCAGAATCAATAATTATATTGTTGGAACTGGGCGTCAAACCactaaaaataatctaaaaatgtcTATGCAATGCACCACATGTAGAAGCAGAAGCCTGACAACACATATTCATACCCCTTATGATATATGCTAA is a window from the Vitis riparia cultivar Riparia Gloire de Montpellier isolate 1030 chromosome 9, EGFV_Vit.rip_1.0, whole genome shotgun sequence genome containing:
- the LOC117922051 gene encoding uncharacterized protein LOC117922051 translates to MSEKCIRRAISDVSAESQRMTIEEGDTRSEATQVEQSRCECCGFLEECTASYIQQVSDSHSGKWVCGICSEAVKERIKRVPRTAMEEALSSHKDLCERFNTTTRQNPKLSLTMTMRELARRSAHQRNDHSSMKPRIGRTSSCAPRIE